The following coding sequences lie in one Halorarum halophilum genomic window:
- a CDS encoding helix-hairpin-helix domain-containing protein, with translation MVLLRKIKRLLGIGGSSEEDGAAGEASVTVERERGSGTEPDASSEAAVKGTDNVAADEGESDADDDDRATAIDEDEETVAAGTDATGSTESIVDEEEATEDAAARAEPAEAAGPESEDITTDVDDLEPAEEAEESEAEEEDEEDVDVDEEETAAAGTDATGSTESIVDEEEATEDAVTKAETSEAAGPESDDVTTDVDDLEPTEEAGESETEEGVPVKKIRGIGPAYADRLSDMGIDTVADLAAADPAEVAEGTNVSESRVSRWIDRAAEYEP, from the coding sequence ATGGTGTTACTGCGGAAAATCAAGCGCCTGCTGGGGATTGGGGGCTCGTCCGAGGAGGACGGGGCCGCGGGCGAGGCGTCGGTGACGGTGGAGCGCGAGCGAGGGTCCGGAACCGAACCGGACGCCTCGTCGGAAGCCGCAGTCAAGGGAACCGATAACGTGGCGGCGGACGAGGGCGAGTCCGACGCGGACGACGACGACCGGGCGACGGCGATCGACGAGGACGAGGAGACCGTCGCGGCCGGAACGGACGCGACCGGGTCCACCGAGTCGATCGTCGACGAGGAGGAGGCGACCGAGGACGCCGCGGCACGGGCCGAGCCGGCGGAGGCGGCCGGCCCCGAGTCCGAGGACATAACGACCGACGTGGACGACCTCGAACCGGCGGAGGAAGCGGAGGAGTCGGAAGCCGAGGAGGAGGACGAGGAAGACGTCGACGTCGACGAGGAGGAGACCGCCGCGGCCGGAACGGACGCGACCGGGTCCACCGAGTCGATCGTCGACGAGGAGGAGGCGACCGAGGACGCCGTCACGAAGGCGGAGACGTCCGAGGCGGCCGGCCCCGAGTCCGACGACGTGACGACCGACGTGGACGACCTCGAACCGACGGAGGAAGCGGGGGAATCGGAAACCGAGGAGGGCGTCCCCGTGAAGAAGATCAGGGGCATCGGCCCGGCGTACGCCGATCGCCTCTCCGACATGGGTATCGACACGGTCGCGGACTTGGCCGCGGCCGACCCCGCCGAGGTCGCCGAGGGGACGAACGTCTCCGAATCCCGCGTGTCGCGTTGGATCGACCGCGCCGCGGAGTACGAGCCCTAA
- a CDS encoding anthranilate synthase component II, whose product MSRILVVDNYDSFAYNLVQYVGELADSVVVRRNDRVDVDGVRDLDPDGVVVSPGPGTPAEAGVSIPIFRELSYPTLGVCLGHQALCAANGAPVVRAPEVVHGKPSWVTHDGRGVFADLPDRIEVGRYHSLCVEREDVPDVLAETARTEDEREVVMAVRHRDRPHVGVQFHPESILTADGKAMVRSFIRLCKDRTGDDD is encoded by the coding sequence GTGAGCCGGATCCTCGTCGTCGACAACTACGACTCGTTCGCGTACAACCTCGTACAGTACGTCGGTGAACTCGCCGACTCCGTCGTCGTCCGGCGGAACGACCGCGTCGACGTCGACGGGGTCCGCGACCTCGACCCGGATGGCGTCGTCGTCTCGCCCGGCCCCGGAACCCCCGCGGAGGCGGGCGTGTCGATCCCGATCTTCCGCGAACTGTCGTACCCGACGCTCGGGGTCTGTCTCGGTCACCAGGCGCTGTGTGCCGCGAACGGCGCGCCGGTCGTGCGGGCGCCCGAGGTGGTCCACGGGAAACCCTCCTGGGTGACCCACGACGGGCGCGGCGTGTTCGCCGACCTGCCGGACCGGATCGAGGTCGGGCGCTACCACTCGCTGTGCGTCGAGCGGGAGGACGTCCCCGACGTGCTGGCCGAGACCGCCCGGACCGAGGACGAGCGCGAGGTCGTCATGGCCGTCCGGCACCGCGACCGCCCCCACGTCGGCGTCCAGTTCCACCCCGAGAGCATCCTCACCGCGGACGGGAAGGCGATGGTCCGAAGCTTCATCCGACTGTGCAAGGACCGGACGGGCGACGATGACTGA
- a CDS encoding glycoside hydrolase 5 family protein: protein MSNHSRRRFLAAAASVGLAGCAEPLGWSRGDGSRGDSAGGSEAGGGNATGRPDEATAQPTEALPEPTGTVDVRGAIYLPTRAFNTYQMWSDYDPEVIERDLGYAASVNLNAVRTWLCYEHWLEDPEAHGRALEHFLTAAAAEGIEVLLGVFEGVGEPPTEENLTNTNPVDAVGVYSPSGQVVRDPGRWDRPREFVRWVMERYRDDERLLAIEIMNEPGWTIQQRFARGMFETLREERGDVPLTVGSTSFANNADYLDWELDAMQFHYNFPSTRAIVRDVLHQATSMEEAASMPVWFAEWQRLRTGRGFNSKVQGDEWQPNYSSIAPFIHDAGVGNFFWTLMVQPAYTVAQRKQGVLVGMFHEDGAVWDLEDARSIKAMSGDPSVDHLEERKEWPEWASEARRD from the coding sequence GTGTCGAATCACAGCCGTCGACGATTCCTCGCCGCTGCCGCGTCGGTCGGCCTGGCCGGCTGTGCCGAGCCGCTCGGCTGGAGCCGTGGCGACGGATCACGAGGCGATTCAGCCGGCGGCTCGGAAGCCGGCGGCGGGAACGCGACCGGCCGTCCCGACGAGGCGACGGCCCAGCCGACGGAGGCGCTACCCGAGCCCACGGGGACGGTGGACGTCAGGGGGGCGATCTACCTCCCCACGCGGGCGTTCAACACCTACCAGATGTGGAGCGACTACGACCCGGAGGTCATCGAGCGCGACCTGGGGTACGCCGCCTCGGTGAACCTCAACGCCGTGCGCACGTGGCTCTGCTACGAGCACTGGCTCGAGGACCCCGAGGCACACGGGCGGGCGCTCGAACACTTCCTGACCGCCGCCGCCGCCGAGGGGATCGAGGTGCTCCTCGGGGTCTTCGAGGGCGTCGGCGAGCCGCCGACGGAGGAGAACCTGACGAACACGAACCCGGTCGACGCGGTCGGCGTCTACTCGCCCTCCGGGCAGGTCGTCCGCGATCCCGGCCGGTGGGATCGCCCCCGCGAGTTCGTCCGGTGGGTGATGGAGCGGTACCGCGACGACGAGCGGCTGCTGGCGATCGAGATCATGAACGAGCCCGGGTGGACCATCCAGCAGCGGTTCGCCCGCGGGATGTTCGAGACCCTCCGCGAGGAACGGGGCGACGTCCCGCTCACGGTCGGCTCGACCAGTTTCGCGAACAACGCGGACTACCTGGACTGGGAACTCGACGCCATGCAGTTCCACTACAACTTCCCCTCGACGCGGGCGATCGTCCGGGACGTGCTCCACCAGGCGACGAGCATGGAGGAGGCCGCCTCGATGCCGGTCTGGTTCGCCGAGTGGCAGCGGCTCCGCACCGGCCGCGGGTTCAACTCGAAGGTCCAGGGCGACGAGTGGCAGCCGAACTACTCCTCGATCGCCCCGTTCATCCACGACGCCGGCGTGGGGAACTTCTTCTGGACGCTCATGGTCCAGCCGGCGTACACGGTCGCACAGCGCAAGCAGGGCGTCCTCGTCGGGATGTTCCACGAGGACGGCGCCGTCTGGGACCTCGAGGACGCCCGGTCGATCAAGGCCATGTCCGGCGACCCGTCCGTGGACCACCTCGAGGAGCGGAAGGAGTGGCCCGAGTGGGCGAGCGAGGCCAGGCGCGATTGA
- a CDS encoding glycosyltransferase — protein sequence MPTVGVVVPAYDPRPERLRAYLRDLRAVLDPDELRVELDAPAREGAASLDLPADVDCNVARRRRGKGAAVTAGFEALSTDVLAFVDADGATPADSFADVVSGVTEGGADLAVGSRRHPAADVRSHQTFARRFLGDGYAWIARRLLDAKLYDYQCGAKAMTAGAWETVRDHLYEPGFAWDIELVAVAAALEYDLVEVPVTWEDQPGSTVSPVSDTIDMGRGLLVARHRARLIRDDRLHRLLDREGATALVERPGEEPDPGSDPR from the coding sequence ATGCCGACCGTCGGCGTCGTCGTCCCCGCCTACGATCCCCGCCCCGAGCGGCTGCGCGCGTACCTCCGCGACCTCCGCGCGGTGCTCGACCCCGACGAGCTCCGCGTCGAACTCGACGCGCCGGCCCGCGAGGGGGCCGCCTCGCTCGACCTCCCGGCCGACGTTGACTGCAACGTGGCCCGCCGCCGCCGCGGGAAGGGCGCGGCCGTCACCGCCGGGTTCGAGGCGCTCTCGACCGACGTGCTGGCGTTCGTCGACGCCGACGGGGCGACGCCGGCCGACTCGTTCGCGGACGTCGTCTCCGGCGTCACGGAGGGCGGAGCCGACCTCGCGGTCGGCTCCCGACGTCACCCGGCCGCGGACGTGCGCTCCCACCAGACGTTCGCCCGGCGCTTCCTCGGCGACGGCTACGCCTGGATCGCCCGCCGTCTGCTGGACGCGAAGCTGTACGACTACCAGTGCGGCGCGAAGGCCATGACGGCCGGCGCGTGGGAGACCGTCCGCGACCACCTGTACGAACCGGGGTTCGCCTGGGACATCGAACTGGTCGCGGTCGCCGCGGCGCTGGAGTACGACCTCGTGGAGGTCCCGGTCACGTGGGAGGACCAGCCCGGGTCGACCGTCTCACCCGTGAGCGACACCATCGACATGGGCCGCGGCCTGCTCGTCGCCCGCCACCGGGCACGGCTCATCCGCGACGATCGACTCCACCGACTCCTCGACCGCGAGGGCGCGACCGCGCTCGTCGAGCGGCCGGGCGAGGAGCCCGACCCGGGGAGCGACCCCCGATGA
- the aroE gene encoding shikimate dehydrogenase: MDVYGLIGRPVEHSLSPPMHEAGFEALGLDARYVTFEPGDAVDAIRGADALGVAGMNVTVPFKQDALGAVEPDDLAARVGAVNTVDFSSDPPTGHNTDVAGVTRALEHHDVSLDGAAAVVVGAGGAARAAAFALAEPAVSLHVANRTEERAGGLADDVRASLPDDLDTPTTVTAGGLDTLADRVPAADLLVNATSVGMESDETPVPAEHLHGDLAVLDAVYAPLDTRLLREARAAGATTVDGAWMLLYQGVEAFERWTGADAPIEAMNAALRSEM, translated from the coding sequence ATGGACGTGTACGGTCTCATCGGGCGGCCGGTCGAGCACTCGCTGTCCCCGCCGATGCACGAGGCGGGGTTCGAGGCGCTCGGACTCGACGCCCGCTACGTTACCTTCGAACCGGGGGACGCGGTCGACGCCATCAGGGGTGCCGACGCGCTCGGGGTCGCGGGGATGAACGTCACGGTGCCGTTCAAGCAGGACGCCCTCGGGGCCGTCGAACCCGACGACCTCGCCGCCCGCGTCGGCGCGGTCAACACCGTGGACTTCTCCAGCGATCCGCCGACCGGGCACAACACGGACGTCGCGGGCGTCACCCGGGCGCTGGAGCACCACGACGTCTCCCTCGACGGCGCCGCGGCAGTCGTGGTCGGCGCGGGCGGCGCGGCCCGTGCGGCCGCGTTCGCGCTCGCGGAACCGGCCGTCTCGCTGCACGTCGCGAACCGGACGGAGGAGCGCGCCGGGGGGCTCGCGGACGACGTGCGAGCGTCGCTCCCGGACGACCTCGACACCCCGACGACCGTGACCGCGGGCGGGCTGGACACGCTCGCGGATCGCGTCCCGGCAGCCGACCTGCTCGTGAACGCGACCAGCGTCGGGATGGAGTCCGACGAGACGCCCGTCCCGGCCGAGCACCTCCACGGCGACCTCGCGGTGCTTGACGCGGTGTACGCCCCGCTCGACACCCGGCTCCTCCGGGAGGCGCGGGCGGCGGGCGCGACGACCGTCGACGGCGCCTGGATGCTGCTGTATCAGGGTGTCGAGGCGTTCGAGCGGTGGACCGGCGCCGACGCCCCGATCGAGGCGATGAATGCCGCCTTGCGGTCGGAAATGTAA
- a CDS encoding GtrA family protein: protein MTDGGDGGGVVEGGTSADSADGAESAVTELASGTRIGQFVSVGVAGATVETVIVALLTAGFAAPPLAAKALGAETSISLMFLLNDRYTFADEGDAGLAALGRRWGRSHLVRLGGLTVAFVVLWLLTARTDVQLVIAGADFWPTVANVIGIGVGMVLNYVAESLFTWRVLD, encoded by the coding sequence ATGACCGACGGCGGCGACGGCGGCGGAGTCGTCGAGGGCGGAACGAGCGCGGATAGCGCAGACGGTGCGGAGAGCGCGGTCACCGAACTCGCCTCCGGGACCCGGATCGGACAGTTCGTCTCGGTCGGCGTCGCCGGCGCCACCGTGGAGACGGTCATTGTCGCCCTGTTGACCGCCGGGTTCGCGGCGCCGCCGCTGGCCGCGAAGGCGCTGGGGGCGGAGACGTCCATCTCCCTGATGTTTCTCCTGAACGACCGCTACACGTTCGCCGACGAGGGGGACGCCGGGCTGGCCGCCCTGGGCCGCCGCTGGGGACGATCCCACCTCGTTCGGCTCGGCGGGCTCACGGTTGCGTTCGTCGTGCTGTGGCTGCTGACGGCCCGGACCGACGTCCAGTTGGTGATCGCCGGCGCGGACTTCTGGCCCACCGTTGCCAACGTCATCGGCATCGGGGTCGGGATGGTCCTGAACTACGTCGCCGAGAGCCTGTTCACCTGGCGCGTGCTCGACTGA
- a CDS encoding aminotransferase class IV, producing MTDALRYHVDGDLVPADEATVSVRDRGFRYGDAGFETMRAYGGTVFRWDAHVTRLFDTLETLGMPAEALGVSALDLRARVRDTLAANDLREAYVRLSITRGVDDGFAPPDADDTDPTVVIVVKPLSRGGREDRGGEPGWDKPATVQTVKTRRVPDRALPSDAKTHNYLNNVLAQLETRVTDADAALMLDADGTVAECATANLLFVADDAIRTPSLEGPVLPGVTRAEVLDIAREEGFPVEEGTYVPDDVRGADEAFLTSSVREIRPVETVDGVEVGGGPVTSLLSRLYAERVERECYASDDGGSAEDDRDGPTAD from the coding sequence ATGACTGACGCGCTCCGCTACCACGTCGACGGCGACCTGGTCCCGGCCGACGAGGCCACGGTGTCGGTTCGCGACCGGGGGTTCCGCTACGGCGACGCGGGCTTCGAGACGATGCGGGCCTACGGCGGCACGGTGTTCCGCTGGGACGCCCACGTCACGCGGCTGTTCGACACGCTGGAGACCCTCGGGATGCCGGCCGAGGCGCTGGGGGTCTCCGCGCTCGACCTCCGGGCCCGCGTCCGCGACACGCTCGCCGCGAACGACCTCCGGGAGGCGTACGTCAGGCTCTCGATCACCCGCGGCGTCGACGACGGCTTCGCGCCGCCGGACGCCGACGACACCGACCCGACCGTCGTGATCGTGGTGAAACCGCTCTCCCGGGGCGGCCGCGAGGACCGCGGCGGCGAGCCGGGGTGGGACAAGCCGGCGACGGTCCAGACCGTGAAGACCCGACGGGTCCCCGACCGCGCGCTGCCGAGCGACGCGAAGACGCACAACTACCTCAACAACGTCCTCGCGCAGCTCGAGACGCGGGTAACCGACGCCGACGCGGCGCTGATGCTCGACGCAGACGGCACGGTTGCGGAGTGCGCGACGGCGAACCTCCTCTTCGTCGCCGACGACGCCATCCGGACGCCCTCGCTCGAGGGGCCGGTCCTGCCCGGCGTCACCCGCGCCGAGGTCCTCGACATCGCGCGGGAGGAGGGGTTCCCGGTCGAGGAGGGCACGTACGTCCCGGACGACGTGCGCGGCGCAGACGAGGCGTTCCTCACGTCCTCAGTTCGGGAGATCCGACCGGTCGAAACGGTCGACGGCGTCGAGGTCGGCGGCGGCCCGGTCACGAGCCTGCTCTCCCGACTGTACGCGGAGCGCGTCGAGCGCGAGTGCTACGCCAGCGATGACGGAGGAAGCGCCGAGGACGACCGCGACGGCCCGACCGCCGACTGA
- a CDS encoding calcium/sodium antiporter, protein MRTAATSESAVTVLVGAVLLYLGAEALVRGASSLSVGLGMRAAVAGVTVVAFATTAPELVIGVLSGLDYGTTLGLGAIVGSNVANIGLVLGLSALVRPLDVAAETLRKHVPFMAVAALLLVGLGLDGTLDRADGVTFLVVLAAFTFVLLSTAGGDDAVDADEIAADGGTERGGSASGGVLARGRLGTEVAVYGRRVRPADVAFVLVGLALLLVGAQRLIEGGRTTLYYLGATDRFVGLTVLAFGTSLPELAASLVSAVRGEAEFSVGNVVGSNIYNVLAVLGVLAIITPVTVPASTGSFDFPMLVAFTLGVVAIMARGAEVSRVDGAVLVGGYCCFFYLLL, encoded by the coding sequence CTGCGGACGGCGGCGACCAGCGAGTCGGCGGTCACCGTGCTCGTCGGCGCGGTGTTGCTGTACCTGGGAGCCGAGGCGCTCGTCCGGGGCGCCTCCAGCCTCTCGGTGGGGCTGGGCATGCGCGCGGCGGTGGCGGGCGTCACCGTCGTCGCGTTCGCCACGACGGCGCCGGAGCTGGTGATCGGCGTCCTCAGCGGCCTGGACTACGGGACGACGCTCGGCCTCGGCGCCATCGTCGGCTCGAACGTCGCGAACATCGGGCTGGTGCTCGGGCTCTCGGCGCTCGTCCGCCCGCTCGACGTCGCCGCCGAGACGCTCCGCAAGCACGTCCCCTTCATGGCGGTCGCCGCGCTCCTCCTGGTCGGCCTCGGCCTCGACGGGACGCTCGACCGGGCGGACGGCGTGACGTTCCTCGTCGTCCTCGCGGCGTTCACATTCGTGCTGCTGTCCACCGCCGGCGGCGACGACGCCGTCGACGCGGACGAAATCGCCGCCGACGGCGGAACCGAGCGGGGCGGGAGCGCGAGCGGCGGCGTCCTCGCCCGTGGACGACTGGGCACCGAGGTGGCGGTCTACGGACGGCGCGTCCGCCCCGCCGACGTGGCGTTCGTGCTCGTCGGACTCGCGCTTCTCCTCGTCGGCGCACAGCGGCTCATCGAGGGCGGGCGGACGACGCTGTACTACCTCGGCGCGACCGACCGCTTCGTCGGCCTGACCGTACTCGCGTTCGGGACCTCGCTGCCGGAACTGGCGGCGTCGCTCGTCTCGGCGGTCCGCGGCGAGGCGGAGTTCAGCGTCGGCAACGTCGTCGGCTCGAACATCTACAACGTGCTCGCGGTGCTGGGCGTGCTCGCGATCATCACGCCGGTGACGGTGCCCGCGTCCACGGGGTCGTTCGACTTCCCGATGCTCGTCGCGTTCACCCTCGGCGTCGTCGCGATCATGGCGCGCGGGGCGGAGGTCAGCAGGGTCGACGGCGCCGTGCTCGTCGGCGGCTACTGCTGTTTCTTCTACCTCCTCCTGTAG
- a CDS encoding Rieske (2Fe-2S) protein, whose product MTDETARIAALEDVPDDTTLLFTVSDADGEPKEVVLSRLSDGAVVAFRNYCQHWTDARLDGGEGALVRNGEVVCQKHGATFQLDSGYCDFGPCEGSILESVDVVVDEGAVYLDDAYSFEHLGGSGVASDGDSANRIDFTGS is encoded by the coding sequence GTGACCGACGAAACCGCCCGTATCGCCGCGCTCGAGGACGTACCGGACGACACGACACTGCTGTTCACCGTCAGCGACGCGGACGGGGAACCGAAGGAGGTCGTCCTCTCGCGGCTCTCCGACGGCGCCGTCGTCGCGTTCCGGAACTACTGCCAGCACTGGACCGACGCGCGCCTCGACGGGGGCGAGGGGGCGCTCGTCCGCAACGGCGAGGTCGTCTGTCAGAAGCACGGCGCCACGTTCCAGCTCGACTCGGGCTACTGCGATTTCGGTCCCTGTGAGGGCTCGATACTGGAGTCGGTCGATGTCGTGGTCGATGAGGGTGCGGTGTACCTGGACGACGCGTACTCGTTCGAGCACCTCGGCGGGAGCGGGGTCGCGTCGGACGGCGACTCCGCCAACCGGATCGACTTCACCGGCTCGTAA
- a CDS encoding anthranilate synthase component I family protein: MEPVTDRESYRRHAARAPGGARVPVEVRLAVADPFTAYRRARDGPGGVFCETTGGQPGWGLFGVDPVDRLTVGPDADVRDPDHPGHGDYANPSPSLAALQGLLDGETLVRGDCDVPYPCGALGWLSYDVARELEDLPDDAVDDRGLPHLQVAVFETLASWSEPRDGETTLRVTACPRIPAGADPDDVFDRALAAARDLAQRARDGDPSVGPAPATAESVTFESDCGREEYAERVRRVKGYVRAGDTFQANVSQRLSAPAAVHPVDAYAALREVNPAPYSGLVEFSSVNAGGDSDRPAGIDLVSASPELLLRRVPESAGKTPTRWEPTDDGSDGGARLETEPIAGTRPRGADGEEDAALEAELTGDEKERAEHAMLVDLERNDLGKVSAYGSVSVPEYRRVDRYSEVMHLVSLVEGEERSDRSLADTVAAVFPGGTITGAPKPRTMGIIDELEGTRRGPYTGSMAAFGFDGRATLNIVIRTLVRTGDRYHLRVGAGIVHDSVPEAEYEETLDKARALVNAVDEALEAGEMEVDG, encoded by the coding sequence ATGGAGCCGGTCACCGACCGCGAGTCGTACCGTCGGCACGCGGCCCGGGCCCCCGGCGGCGCCCGCGTCCCTGTCGAGGTCCGCCTCGCCGTCGCCGACCCGTTCACCGCCTACCGCCGGGCGCGCGACGGCCCCGGCGGCGTCTTCTGCGAGACGACCGGCGGCCAGCCCGGCTGGGGGCTCTTCGGCGTCGACCCGGTCGACCGGCTGACCGTCGGCCCCGACGCCGACGTGCGCGACCCGGACCACCCGGGCCACGGCGACTACGCGAACCCCTCACCCTCGCTCGCCGCCCTCCAGGGACTGCTCGACGGCGAGACGCTCGTCCGGGGCGACTGCGACGTCCCCTACCCCTGCGGCGCGCTCGGCTGGCTCTCCTACGACGTCGCCCGCGAACTCGAAGACCTCCCGGACGACGCGGTCGACGACCGCGGCCTCCCGCACCTCCAGGTCGCCGTCTTCGAGACGCTGGCGTCCTGGTCGGAGCCACGGGACGGCGAGACGACGCTCCGCGTCACCGCCTGCCCCCGGATTCCAGCCGGCGCCGACCCCGACGACGTCTTCGACCGGGCGCTCGCCGCCGCCCGCGACCTGGCCCAACGAGCCCGCGACGGCGACCCATCGGTCGGCCCCGCCCCCGCCACTGCCGAGTCAGTGACGTTCGAGAGCGACTGCGGCCGGGAGGAGTACGCCGAACGGGTTCGGCGCGTAAAGGGGTACGTCCGGGCCGGCGACACCTTCCAGGCCAACGTGAGCCAGCGCCTCTCGGCGCCCGCGGCGGTCCACCCGGTCGACGCCTACGCCGCGCTCCGCGAGGTGAACCCCGCGCCGTACTCGGGGCTGGTGGAGTTCTCCAGCGTCAACGCCGGCGGCGACAGTGACCGTCCGGCGGGCATCGATCTGGTGAGCGCGAGCCCCGAGTTGCTGCTGCGGCGAGTGCCCGAGTCGGCCGGGAAGACGCCAACGAGGTGGGAACCCACGGACGATGGGAGCGACGGGGGCGCTCGGCTCGAAACCGAACCCATCGCCGGCACCCGACCGCGCGGGGCCGACGGCGAGGAGGACGCCGCGCTCGAGGCGGAACTGACCGGCGACGAGAAGGAGCGCGCGGAACACGCGATGCTGGTCGACCTCGAACGGAACGACCTCGGGAAGGTGAGCGCGTACGGCAGCGTCTCGGTTCCGGAGTACCGCCGGGTCGACCGCTACTCGGAGGTGATGCACCTCGTCTCGCTCGTCGAGGGCGAGGAGCGGTCGGACCGCTCGCTCGCGGACACCGTGGCGGCCGTGTTCCCCGGCGGCACGATCACCGGCGCGCCGAAGCCGCGGACGATGGGGATCATCGACGAACTGGAGGGGACGCGGCGCGGACCCTACACCGGGTCGATGGCCGCGTTCGGCTTCGACGGGCGCGCGACGCTCAACATCGTCATCCGGACGCTCGTCCGGACCGGCGACCGGTACCACCTCCGCGTCGGCGCCGGGATCGTCCACGACTCCGTGCCCGAGGCCGAGTACGAGGAGACGCTGGACAAGGCCCGCGCGCTGGTGAACGCCGTGGACGAGGCGCTGGAGGCCGGGGAGATGGAGGTGGACGGGTGA
- a CDS encoding NosD domain-containing protein — MQRGQVAIVTVVVVGAVLVGSAFAIDSTAPPGSDSPRVGADATRIDSCTTITEPGAYVLTTDVENDKHTRLSESCIRIESDDVLFEGDGHVVDGRGISDTRGVTANGTNVTVRNVTVSDWDRGIYYRNVSGGTIEGVNATENGYGIDLDWSREVTIADSDVSGNVIGVDLMRSNDDVELEDNRLGGNHVADVNRNETA, encoded by the coding sequence ATGCAGCGAGGCCAGGTCGCCATCGTCACGGTGGTCGTCGTCGGCGCCGTGCTCGTGGGATCGGCGTTCGCGATCGACAGCACGGCGCCCCCCGGATCGGACTCGCCGCGCGTCGGCGCCGATGCGACGCGGATCGACTCGTGTACGACCATCACTGAGCCGGGCGCGTACGTCCTCACGACGGACGTCGAGAACGACAAGCACACGCGACTCTCGGAGTCATGCATCAGGATCGAATCGGACGACGTGCTCTTCGAGGGCGACGGCCACGTGGTCGACGGCAGGGGGATCAGCGACACGCGGGGCGTGACGGCGAACGGGACGAACGTGACGGTCCGGAACGTCACCGTCTCCGACTGGGACCGGGGGATCTACTACAGGAACGTCTCCGGCGGAACGATCGAGGGCGTCAACGCGACCGAGAACGGGTACGGGATCGACCTCGACTGGTCCCGCGAGGTGACCATCGCGGACAGCGACGTCTCCGGGAACGTGATCGGCGTCGACCTGATGCGGTCGAACGACGACGTCGAACTCGAGGACAACCGCCTGGGCGGGAACCACGTTGCCGACGTCAACCGGAACGAGACGGCGTAG